A window of Rhodoligotrophos appendicifer genomic DNA:
TTGCCGGTCTTCCAGGACATCCGCCGCGAGCTCGCTCTGCCGGTCCTCACCGACGTGCACGAGATCTCTCAATGCGCCGAGGTGGCCGAAGCCGTCGACGTCCTGCAGATCCCGGCCTTTCTCTGCCGCCAGACCGATTTGCTGATCGCTGCGGCTGCCACCGGCAAGCCGGTCAATGTGAAGAAGGGCCAGTTCCTCGCGCCCTGGGACATGCAGAACGTGGTCGCCAAGCTCGAGGGCGCCGGGGCCTCCGACATCCTGGTGACGGAGCGCGGCGCCTCCTTCGGCTACAACACCCTCGTCTCCGACATGCGCGCTTTGCCGATCATGGCCCGCTTCGGCGCGCCCGTGATCTTCGACGCGAGCCATTCGGTGCAGCAGCCGGGCGGCCTCGGCGGTTCCTCGGGCGGTGATCGCGACTTTGTGCCCGTCCTCGCCCGCGCAGCCGTGGCCGTGGGTGTCGCCGGCATCTTCATCGAGACCCATCAGGATCCCGACCGCGCCCCCTCCGACGGCCCCAACATGGTTCCCCTGAAGGACATGGAGGCCTTGCTCGCCCGCCTCATGGCCTTTGATCGGCTGGCCAAGGATCAAGCCCCCGGCACGTCCAGATAATTCGGCTCGTTGCTGGACGCAGCACGCTCATTATGCCTATACAGCGGGCCATGGCTTCTCCCTCAATCCCGTCCTGCTAGGCCCATGTTCGACATCAAATGGATCCGCGACAATGCTTCGGCCTTCGATGAGGGGCTGAAGCGGCGTGGCCTCGAGCCGCTCTCGAAGGAGCTTCTGAAACGCGATGACGCGCGCCGCGCCGCCATCACCGCCGCCCAGGAGGCCCAGACCCGCCGCAACGCCCTGTCCAAGGAGATCGGCCAGGCCAAGGCCGCCAAGGAGGAAGACCGCGCCCAGCTCCTGATGGTCGAGGTCGCAGCTCTGAAATCCGCCATGCAGGAGGCCGAGGAGCGCGAGCGCGTCCTCGAGGCCGAGCTGCGCGCCGCCCTGTCCGAGATCCCGAACATTCCCCTCGACGAGGTCCCCGACGGCGCCGACGAGCACGGCAACGTCCTGCTCCGCGACCACGGCACGCCGCGCCGGTTCAATTTCGCTCCGAAGCAGCATTTCGAGCTCGGCGAGGCCCTGGGCCTCATGGATTTCGAGACCGCCGCGCGCCTGTCGGGTGCCCGCTTCGTGGTGCTGAAGGGCGCGCTCGCCCGCCTGGAACGCGCCCTTGGCCTCTTCATGCTCGACCTGCACACCACCGAGCACGGCTACACCGAGATCTCTCCCCCGCTCGTCGTCCGCGACGACGCCATGTTCGGCACCGCTCAGCTGCCGAAATTCCTGGACGACCAGTTCTCCGTCCAAGCGGGTCGCACGGATGCAGGTGAGCCATCGCGGTGGCTCATCCCCACTGCCGAGGTCCCGCTCACCAATCTCGTCCGCGAGCAGATCCTCGAGGCCGACGCGCTGCCCTTGCGCTACACCGCCTTCACCCCTTGCTTCCGCGCCGAGGCGGGGGCGGCCGGCCGCGACACCCGCGGCATGATCCGCCAGCACCAGTTCTCGAAAGTCGAGATGGTCTCCATCACCACGCCGGAGGCGTCCCGCGAGGAGCTCGACCGCATGCTGACCTGTGCCGAGACGGTGCTGAAGCGCCTCGATCTGCCCTACCGGGTGATGACGCTCTGCACCGGCGACATGGGCTTTGCCTCGCGCCTCACTTACGACCTCGAGGTCTG
This region includes:
- the kdsA gene encoding 3-deoxy-8-phosphooctulonate synthase yields the protein MINATVNIGAVPFGNDRPLALIAGPCQLESRQHAFDIAGALKDITGRLGLGLVYKTSFDKANRTSLSGKRGLGLAAALPVFQDIRRELALPVLTDVHEISQCAEVAEAVDVLQIPAFLCRQTDLLIAAAATGKPVNVKKGQFLAPWDMQNVVAKLEGAGASDILVTERGASFGYNTLVSDMRALPIMARFGAPVIFDASHSVQQPGGLGGSSGGDRDFVPVLARAAVAVGVAGIFIETHQDPDRAPSDGPNMVPLKDMEALLARLMAFDRLAKDQAPGTSR
- the serS gene encoding serine--tRNA ligase, coding for MFDIKWIRDNASAFDEGLKRRGLEPLSKELLKRDDARRAAITAAQEAQTRRNALSKEIGQAKAAKEEDRAQLLMVEVAALKSAMQEAEERERVLEAELRAALSEIPNIPLDEVPDGADEHGNVLLRDHGTPRRFNFAPKQHFELGEALGLMDFETAARLSGARFVVLKGALARLERALGLFMLDLHTTEHGYTEISPPLVVRDDAMFGTAQLPKFLDDQFSVQAGRTDAGEPSRWLIPTAEVPLTNLVREQILEADALPLRYTAFTPCFRAEAGAAGRDTRGMIRQHQFSKVEMVSITTPEASREELDRMLTCAETVLKRLDLPYRVMTLCTGDMGFASRLTYDLEVWLPGQDAYREISSCSVCGDFQARRMEARFRPKGGKPQYVHTLNGSGLAVGRTLVAILENYQQEDGSILIPEALWPYMGKIEAIPAHV